Below is a genomic region from Staphylococcus carnosus.
ACTTTTTTCGCAAATTTATCTAATTGGTCTTGAATCTGACTATAAAAACTTGAGAATCCTGTACCTCTCGACATGCTCGTCACGCGATCAACAATATCATTGAATTTATTAACATAACGAGGCACGTGATGACTGAAAGTTTTAATTTGGCCGCCGATAACCGGGATTAATAAATTCACAATCAATGCAATGACTGCTACAGCGACACAATATAAGATAATGATTCCCCATAATCTTGGAATCCGATAGCGCTCCATAAGGTTGATAATCGGATTAAATAAATAAAAGAGAATTAATCCTAAAATAACAGGTGCCGCTATGGTATTAAAAATAATCACAAAAGGCTGGAATATGTATGAGACTTTATCAAAAATAAAAATCGCAATACCGATAAGTATCAACATGACTAAGCCAAATAACAAATTCTTGCCTCCGATAAATTTCATAAAACGCGTTTCACTCAGTGAGAAACGCTGTGGCTTATCGTTATTTGCCATATAATTCACCATTCCTTGTGCTTAATTAAACATAATTTTATCGCTTCTTTGTAAAAAAAGAAACTTTTAACGCTAAAATACTTGTTTTACTTATATATATTACCACGCATATTCTAAAAGAAACCGAACAATTTTTTGAAAGTGTCGATAAATGCTGTATGAAGGTATCAAAAAAGAGCAACCTGTATCAGATTGCTCTCTCCTTCAAACAATATTAATTATTCACCAAAAGCAGTTTCTCACCTTGTTCTACTTTACCAGTATGCAAGACCTCGATATTTGCGCTGCCTGCATTCGTAATAATAATTGGAGTGATTGTATCATCTGCATGTTCTTTGATGTAATTTAAATCTACTTTCATCAATGGTTGACCTAATACAATATTGTCATTTTCTTTGACTAAGATTTCAAAACCTTCCCCATCTAATTTCACTGTTTCTAAACCGAAGTGAATTAACAGTTCAATACCATCTTTAGATTCTAAACCAATAGCATGTTTCGTTGGGAAAATCATTTTCACTTTACCGTCAAACGGTGCCACGACTTCTCCTGTTTCAGGTTTGATCGCAATACCGTCCCCCATCATTTTTGCAGAAAAGACTTTGTCTGGTACTTCGCTTAAATCAACTGCTTCACCTGTAATCGGTGCATATATTACCGCGCCGCCTTCAGCTACAATTTCAGCTGTTTCAACATCACCATCTTCTGTAACTGTCGTTTCAGCTGGAGATGTGATCTTACCATCCATAATCTGCTGCATATCATGTTTGATTTGATCAGATTTCGGACCGAAAATTGCTTGCATGTTATTACCGACTTCAAGCACACCTGAAGCGCCGAGTTGTTTTAATTTTTCTACATCTACTAATCCTTTATCTCTGACTTCTACACGTAAGCGTGTAATACAAGCATCTAAATGTTTAATATTATCTTTATTACCCATTGCTTCTAATACTTCAAATGGCAATTCACTAACAGAAACATCTTTGCTTTCAACTTCTTTATCCTCACGACCTGGTGTTTTCAAGTTTAATTTTTTAATTAAGAATGTGAATAAGAAGTAGTAAATCAGTGCATACGCGATACCTACTGGAATCACTAATAATGCATTTGAACGATCCCAAGATAATAAACCATATAGAATGTAATCAATAAATCCGCCTGAGAATGTCATACCGATTTGCACATGCAGCAAGTGCATAATCAAGAATGAAGTACCTGCTAAAATAACATGTGCTACATATAGAATCGGCGCAACAAATAAGAATGAGAATTCTAAAGGTTCAGTAATACCTGTTAAAAATGATGTTAACGCAGCTGATAACATTAAACCACCGACTACTTTACGGCGTTCAGGTTTCGCTTGGCGATAAATCGCAAATGCTGCTGCTGGCAGACCGAACATCATAAATGGATATTTACCAGTTGTAAATGCGCCAGCTGTAAATGGAACACCATCTTGATATTGTGCCATCCAAATACGTTGGTCACCACGTACTAAGTTACCGGATTCATTGACATAATGTCCAAATTCAAACCAAAACGGCGCATAGAAAATATGATGCAAACCGAACGGAATCAAAGAACGTTCAATAATACCAAAAATAAATGTCGTTAATGCTAAGTTTTTACCTAATAAGAAATTAGATAAGTTGTTCAAACCATCTTGTACAGGCGGCCAAACAAAACTTAATACAATCCCAGTTACGATAGCTACAAGTGATGTAATAATCGGCACAAAACGTTTACCTGCAAAGAATCCCAAGAATTGGGGCAGCTGGATATTATAGAATTTGTTATAACACCATGCTGCAAGTGCCCCGATAATGATACCTCCGAATACACCTGTTTGCAGTGTCGGTATACCTAAAACCAAAGCATGGGCTGGATCTTTAGCAGATTGTCCCAGTGTTTTTGCACCATCTGCATAACTGAAGATATCATCAATGGTAATACCTGCAATTTTTCCCATTGTCGCACTCATAATCAAGTATCCGACTAATGCTGCAATCCCTGCTACACCATCTCCGCCTGCTAATCCAAGTGCAGTACCCATAGCAAACAGCAATGGCAAGTTGTCAAAGATAACTTGACCTGACGCTTCCATAATCTGACTGATTAATTGAATATAATGATGTTGCATCCAGGGTGCAAAGTGTAAGATTTGTTCGTTGTGCATCGCATTACCAAACGTTAATAAAATACCAGCGGCCGGTAAAATTGCAACTGGCAGCATTAATGCTTTACCAATTCGCTGTAATTGACCGAAAAACTTTTTCAACAGATTCTTCATTGTTTCCTCCTAAGTTGTAAATTCTAAAAAAGACATGAACAAAAACTAGTTTTACTAGATTCATTGTCCATGTCTGAAATCTGTTACATACAAAGAATTTATAATTTTATCGTCTTTCTCAATGGTGATATTATTTAACTAAAATAACTTTATCACCTTGTTTGACTTCACCGTGCTGCAATACTTCCATCGTACGACCATTTAAGTTCGTTACAACGATTGGTGTAATTGTACTGTCTGCATGTTCTTTGATGTAATCTAAATCAACTTTCATTAAC
It encodes:
- the ptsG gene encoding glucose-specific PTS transporter subunit IIBC — translated: MLKKFFGQLQRIGKALMLPVAILPAAGILLTFGNAMHNEQILHFAPWMQHHYIQLISQIMEASGQVIFDNLPLLFAMGTALGLAGGDGVAGIAALVGYLIMSATMGKIAGITIDDIFSYADGAKTLGQSAKDPAHALVLGIPTLQTGVFGGIIIGALAAWCYNKFYNIQLPQFLGFFAGKRFVPIITSLVAIVTGIVLSFVWPPVQDGLNNLSNFLLGKNLALTTFIFGIIERSLIPFGLHHIFYAPFWFEFGHYVNESGNLVRGDQRIWMAQYQDGVPFTAGAFTTGKYPFMMFGLPAAAFAIYRQAKPERRKVVGGLMLSAALTSFLTGITEPLEFSFLFVAPILYVAHVILAGTSFLIMHLLHVQIGMTFSGGFIDYILYGLLSWDRSNALLVIPVGIAYALIYYFLFTFLIKKLNLKTPGREDKEVESKDVSVSELPFEVLEAMGNKDNIKHLDACITRLRVEVRDKGLVDVEKLKQLGASGVLEVGNNMQAIFGPKSDQIKHDMQQIMDGKITSPAETTVTEDGDVETAEIVAEGGAVIYAPITGEAVDLSEVPDKVFSAKMMGDGIAIKPETGEVVAPFDGKVKMIFPTKHAIGLESKDGIELLIHFGLETVKLDGEGFEILVKENDNIVLGQPLMKVDLNYIKEHADDTITPIIITNAGSANIEVLHTGKVEQGEKLLLVNN